From one Anopheles bellator chromosome 1, idAnoBellAS_SP24_06.2, whole genome shotgun sequence genomic stretch:
- the LOC131211084 gene encoding isovaleryl-CoA dehydrogenase, mitochondrial, giving the protein MSNLRCVFVTISGRKMSAIRKLGAAAKLLSTARWPSGSILQCRTMQHYPIDENLFGLTEEQQQLRQTVFNFTQKELAPFAQEIDKQNEFKDLRNFWRKLGELGVLGVTVKPEYGGLGGSYLDHCIVNEEISRASGSIALSYGAHSNLCVNQIHRNGTEEQKQRYLPKLCNGEHIGALAMSEAGSGSDVVSMKLRADKHGDYFVLNGSKFWITNGPVADTYVVYAKTDGSAKPQHGITAFIVERGMGGFTQGPKLDKLGIRGSPTSELIFEDVKVPAANVLGGLNKGVYVLMSGLDLERLVLAAGPVGLMQAACDVAFEYAHTRKQFNTRIGEFQLLQGKMADMYTTMNACRAYLYSVARACDVGKANPKDCAGVILYCAEKATQVALDSIQILGGNGYINDYPTGRIMRDCKLYEIGAGTSEIRRMLIGRSLNKEYQ; this is encoded by the exons ATGTCTAACTtacggtgtgtttttgttacGATCTCCGGACGAAA AATGTCGGCGATACGTAAATTAGGGGCCGCCGCTAAGCTGCTGTCCACAGCCCGTTGGCCCAGCGGATCCATCCTGCAATGTCGCACCATGCAGCACTACCCTATCGACGAGAATCTTTTCGGGTTGACCgaggagcagcaacag CTGCGCCAAACCGTGTTCAACTTCACCCAGAAGGAACTCGCTCCGTTCGCACAGGAAATTGATAAGCAGAATGAGTTCAA GGATCTACGAAATTTCTGGCGGAAGCTCGGGGAGCTCGGTGTGCTGGGTGTAACGGTGAAACCGGAATACGGTGGACTGGGCGGCTCATACCTCGATCACTGCATCGTAAACGAGGAGATATCTCGCGCATCCGGCTCTATCGCCTTGTCGTACGGTGCGCACTCGAATCTGTGCGTCAACCAGATCCACCGGAATGGCACCGAAGAGCAAAAGCAACGCTATCTCCCGAAGCTGTGCAATGGTGAACATATTGGGGCACTGGCCATGTCTGAGGCTGGATCCGGCAGTGATGTTGTCTCAATGAAGCTTCGAGCGGACAAGCATGGTGACTACTTCGTGCTGAATGGTAGTAAGTTTTGGATTACCAACGGTCCCGTGGCCGATACCTACGTGGTTTACGCGAAGACGGACGGCAGCGCAAAGCCGCAGCACGGCATTACTGCGTTTATCGTGGAACGCGGTATGGGCGGCTTCACGCAGGGACCGAAGCTGGATAAACTCGGCATCCGAGGCAGCCCGACTAGCGAGTTGATATTCGAGGATGTGAAAGTGCCGGCCGCTAACGTGCTGGGGGGACTCAACAAGGGCGTGTACGTGCTGATGTCCGGACTGGATCTAGAGCGACTGGTACTGGCCGCGGGTCCCGTTGGGCTGATGCAGGCTGCTTGCGACGTTGCCTTCGAATACGCCCACACTCGAAAACAGTTTAACACCCGGATCGGAGAGTTTCAGTTGTTACAGGGAAAGATGGCCGATATGTACACGACGATGAACGCGTGCCGCGCGTACCTTTACTCGGTGGCGCGTGCCTGTGATGTGGGAAAGGCGAATCCGAAGGATTGTGCTGGTGTCATTCTATACTGTGCCGAAAAGGCAACGCAGGTCGCACTGGATTCGATTCAAATTTTGGGCGGAAATGGATACATCAATGACTATCCGACCGGGCGCATCATGCGCGATTGCAAGTTGTACGAAATCGGAGCTGGCACGTCGGAAATTCGACGGATGCTGATTGGGCGTTCGCTAAACAAGGAGTATCAGTGA
- the LOC131205625 gene encoding BTB/POZ domain-containing protein 10: MMDLQLQRKQGTPSAAGQPQPQQQRDAGIANSGPGSALVGGAASVGGAIGKNDCYDSSHSSSNTEDTTETDDRRRKMMKNRARNNRLMQQHQAQHNTTDSAKAAAAVSHVHGKKLQDGERITLIVDNTTFTVNAAMLTSQPQTMLGRMFSSGLEFAHPNERGEYEVADGISHTVFRTILEYYRSGVIRCPPTVSVLELREACDYLLIPFNAETIRCQNLRGLLHELSNEGASIQFGAFLESLILPLMVDAARQGHRECHIVVLSEDDIIDWDAEYPPQMGEEDCQTVANTAMYRFFKYIENRDVAKQVLKDRGLKKIRLGIEGYPTYKEKMKRRASGRVEVIYNYLQRPFIHMSWEKEEAKSRHVDFQCVKSKSVTNLAEATADPALELDSAGNPLPQRHFEISHEPEAEPFLRPDALLDGEEGAIGGILPNADEIANGGPGAAGVAAAAGPEEGAQ; this comes from the exons ATGATGGACCTTCAGCTCCAGCGAAAGCAGGGAACGCCTTCAGCAGCGGGACAGccgcagccccagcagcagcgggatgCTGGCATCGCAAACTCCGGCCCGGGTAGCGCTCTCGTCGGCGGTGCGGCTTCTGTTGGTGGGGCCATCGGCAAGAATGATTGCTATGATAGttcgcacagcagcagcaatactGAGGACaccaccgaaacggacgacCGCCGTCGGAAGATGATGAAAAATCGTGCCAG AAACAATCGACTGATGCAGCAACACCAGGCACAGCACAACACGACGGACAGTGCAaaggcggcggccgctgtGAGCCATGTACACGGAAAAAAGCTGCAAGATGGTGAGCGTATAACGCTGATCGTCGACAATACGACTTTTACGGTCAATGCGGCGATGCTGACCTCTCAGCCCCAGACCATGCTCGGCCGAATGTTCAGTTCGGGGCTCGAGTTCGCGCATCCGAACGAGCGGGGTGAGTACGAGGTGGCAGACGGTATCTCACACACCGTCTTTCGGACCATCCTCGAGTACTACCGGTCGGGCGTGATACGTTGCCCACCGACGGTGTCGGTGCTGGAGTTGCGCGAAGCTTGCGACTATCTGCTGATTCCGTTCAATGCCGAAACGATCAGGTGCCAGAATCTGCGCGGATTGCTGCACGAACTAAGCAACGAGGGGGCCAGCATTCAGTTCGGAGCGTTTTTGGAATCGCTCATCCTGCCGTTGATGGTTGATGCTGCTCGCCAGGGGCACCGCGAATGTCACATCGTAGTTCTCTCTGAAG ATGATATCATCGACTGGGATGCGGAGTACCCGCCTCAAATGGGTGAAGAAGACTGCCAAACGGTCGCGAACACGGCCATGTATCGGTTCTTTAAATACATCGAAAATCGGGATGTTGCCAAGCAGGTGCTGAAGGATCGGGGTCTCAAGAAGATCCGGCTCGGTATCGAGGGGTACCCCACGTACAAGGAGAAAATGAAGAGACGGGCGAGTGGACGGGTCGAGGTGATCTACAATTATCTGCAGCGGCCCTTCATCCACATGTCGTGGGAAAAGGAGGAAGCCAAGAGCCGCCACGTCGACTTTCAGTGCGTGAAATCGAAGTCGGTCACCAATTTGGCCGAAGCGACCGCTGATCCTGCACTGGAACTTGACTCTG CTGGTAATCCGCTTCCCCAGCGACATTTTGAAATATCacacgaaccggaagctgaaCCGTTCCTGAGGCCCGATGCTCTCCTAGATGGCGAAGAGGGCGCTATAGGGGGCATACTACCGAACGCGGATGAAATCGCCAATGGAGGACCAGGTGCAGCAggagtggcagcagcagcaggtcccgAGGAGGGAGCGCAGTAG
- the LOC131215950 gene encoding density-regulated protein homolog has translation MVKDIPDRLAAGPKEGIVYPLTVVCCGNCSMPLEYCEYYPDYEKCKQWLEKNLPAEFEQLKVDITAAAGTSDGSSGGVAKSGTSGEPSAGDSEDKKKTGQKRGGKGMMKTKKTKAEGPRTIFLSRSARGKKKSVTVVVGLASFDIDLKLAAKFFGTKFACGSSVTGDDEIVIQGDVKDELFDIIPEKWPEIDEDCIDDLGDQKR, from the coding sequence ATGGTAAAGGATATCCCCGATCGGTTAGCAGCCGGGCCGAAGGAGGGAATCGTTTATCCACTTACCGTTGTATGTTGTGGCAACTGTTCAATGCCACTCGAGTACTGCGAATACTATCCGGACTACGAAAAGTGCAAGCAGTGGCTTGAAAAGAATCTGCCGGCCGAGTTCGAGCAATTGAAAGTTGACattacagcagcagccggtacCAGCGATGGAAGCAGCGGCGGTGTGGCAAAATCCGGCACATCCGGTGAACCTTCAGCCGGCGACAGCGAAGACAAGAAGAAAACGGGACAGAAACGTGGCGGCAAAGGTATGATGAAAACCAAAAAGACCAAGGCCGAAGGACCACGAACCATTTTCCTGTCGCGATCGGCTCGTGGCAAGAAAAAGTCGGTCACGGTGGTCGTCGGTTTGGCGTCTTTCGATATCGATCTAAAGCTGGCGGCCAAATTTTTTGGAACAAAGTTTGCCTGCGGATCATCGGTAACGGGTGACGATGAGATCGTCATTCAAGGCGACGTGAAGGACGAGCTTTTCGATATCATTCCGGAAAAGTGGCCCGAAATCGACGAGGACTGCATTGATGATCTTGGTGATCAAAAGCGCTAG
- the LOC131215939 gene encoding uncharacterized protein LOC131215939 produces the protein MNNRMMIKCEPLAEEAELFRSLVSHDEPHQQQQHQDFRMFCAYKLKITEDTATLLEEQGIDMECLRKMRIEDVDVLFEGKPLGPKILFREAFLEWREEIGLPCKSLKALSARKRSSESSDSDNSSPPKQAAAISSASALLWDESLQQQHFQEQRIKQQQQVLEKDSLPNRKPTVSYSSFGWPMNPVTLKDILNSSPHGRSILAAGELGGLSKSQQYQLTAIIISYHMEYNVKITIPQLENYACCIVTLLPHENSLTYYIPRGPNRRTQGGSLYSRFINQKISKKALAIGNSVAAS, from the exons ATGAATAACAGAATGATGATCAAATGTGAACCCCTGGCTGAGGAAGCGGAATTGTTCAGAAGTTTGGTGTCGCACGACGAACcgcatcaacagcagcaacatcaggATTTTCGGATGTTTTGTGCTTATAAATTGAAGATTACAGAAGATACTGCAACACTGTTGGAAG AACAAGGTATCGATATGGAGTGCCTGCGAAAAATGCGCATCGAAGACGTTGACGTACTGTTCGAAGGGAAACCGCTCGGGCCCAAGATCCTCTTCCGTGAAGCGTTTCTCGAGTGGCGAGAAGAAATTGGTCTACCCTGCAAAAGTCTGAAGGCACTTTCAGCTCGCAAACGTTCCTCCGAATCGTCAGATAGTGATAACAGTAGTCCACCGAAACAAGCGGCAGCTATTTCATCTGCATCTGCACTGCTCTGGGACGAGagccttcagcagcaacactttCAGGAACAGCGTAttaaacaacagcaacaggtgTTGGAAAAGGACTCTCTGCCGAACCGCAAGCCAACCGTTTCGTACAGTTCCTTTGGGTGGCCCATGAACCCGGTCACGCTGAAGGATATTCTCAATAGTAGCCCACACGGTCGGTCAATTTTGGCCGCCGGTGAGCTTGGCGGACTAAGTAAATCTCAGCAGTATCAACTGACGGCCATCATTATTTCCTACCATATGGAGTATAATGTAAAAATCACGATTCCTCAGCTGGAAAATTATGCATGCTGCATCGTAACACTCTTACCTCATGAAAATTCC CTAACCTACTACATTCCACGCGGTCCCAATCGACGTACTCAGGGCGGTTCGCTCTATTCGCGGTTCATCAATCAAAAAATTAGCAAAAAGGCACTTGCCATCGGCAACTCGGTTGCAGCATCCTAA
- the LOC131205624 gene encoding glycerol kinase, with the protein MSSSLGKKFGDLIGSIDEGTSSARFILFRAETAEVVCFHQKELRQIYPQEGWVEQEPHEILGVVQECIERTLEKLRELGGDPEHDIVAVGVTNQRETTIVWDRTTGEPLYNAIVWLDMRTASTVDQLLDTVPNKTKNKEYLKPICGLPLSPYFSAVKLRWLMDNVPKVKAAIRGGQCLFGTVDSWLIWNLTGGPNGGVHVTDVSNASRTMLMSLESLHYDKTLLKFFDIPLEILPAIRSSSEVYGPIAFAPLRGIPLAGCLGDQQSALVGQECLTRGKAKATYGTGCFLLYNTGTARIDSSHGLLTTVAYQLGPESFPVYALEGSVAVAGAALGWLRDNMNLLASVNESEALARTVANNGDVYFVPAFSGLYAPYWNQEARGVICGITEETKRGHIIRAALEAICFQVRDILDVMNTECGTPLLKLKVDGGMTVNDSMMQWQADLIGLDILRPTFVETTALGAAMVAGRAVGKWDIDNVSVESSCKVFKPQISEDERDMRYSKWKMAIERSFGWESNTL; encoded by the exons ATGTCGTCCAGCCTGGGAAAAAAGTTTGGTGATTTAATCGGTTCCATTGATGAAGGCACCAGCTCCGCCCGATTTATACTATTCCGCGCCGAAACTGCCGAAGTGGTTTGCTTCCATCAGAAGGAGCTCCGACAGATTTACCCGCAGGAAGGATGGGTCGAGCAGGAACCGCACGAAATCCTGGGCGTGGTGCAGGAATGTATTGAGCGGACCCTCGAAAAGCTTCGTGAGCTGGGCGGTGACCCCGAGCACGACATCGTGGCGGTCGGTGTTACGAACCAGCGTGAAACGACCATCGTATGGGACCGGACAACGGGCGAGCCTCTCTACAATGCAATCGTATGGCTTGATATGCGCACAGCGTCCACCGTCGACCAGCTGCTCGACACGGTGCCCAACAAGACGAAGAATAAAGAGTACCTTAAGCCAATCTGCGGACTGCCACTGTCGCCATACTTTTCTGCCGTGAAGCTACGCTGGCTGATGGACAACGTGCCGAAGGTGAAAGCAGCCATCCGGGGAGGTCAATGCCTGTTCGGTACGGTCGACAGTTGGCTTATATGGAACTTGACCGGAGGACCCAACGGTGGTGTCCACGTGACGGACGTTTCCAACGCTTCCCGCACAATGCTGATGAGTCTTGAATCGCTGCACTACGACAAGACGCTGCTTAAATTTTTTGACATCCCGCTTGAAATCCTGCCTGCCATACGGTCCAGTTCGGAGGTTTACGGACCGATCGCGTTCGCACCCCTGCGCGGTATACCGCTCGCCGGATGTTTGGGTGATCAGCAGTCGGCGCTTGTCGGACAAGAGTGTCTAACGCGTGGCAAGGCCAAAGCAACGTACGGTACCGGGTGCTTTCTCCTCTACAACACCGGTACAGCCCGGATCGACTCTTCACACGGACTGCTCACAACCGTAGCGTACCAGCTCGGCCCAGAATCGTTTCCCGTGTACGCGCTCGAAGGATCGGTTGCTGTGGCAGGGGCCGCCCTCGGGTGGCTGCGGGACAACATGAACCTGCTCGCTAGTGTGAATGAGTCGGAAGCACTGGCCCGAACGGTCGCCAACAATGGCGATGTTTACTTTGTGCCAGCGTTCAGTGGTCTCTACGCACCGTACTGGAATCAAGAGGCCCGTGGTGTTATTTGTGGGATCACGGAGGAAACGAAGCGGGGCCACATCATACGGGCCGCACTCGAAGCAATTTGCTTTCAGGTGCGCGACATTCTCGACGTGATGAACACTGAATGCGGAACGCCGCTTCTTAAGCTAAAAGTCGACGGCGGCATGACTGTCAACGATTCAATGATGCAGTGGCAGGCGGATCTGATCGGTCTCGACATACTGCGGCCTACATTCGTCGAAACGACTGCCCTG GGAGCGGCAATGGTGGCCGGCCGTGCGGTGGGCAAGTGGGACATCGACAACGTGAGCGTCGAAAGTAGCTGCAAAGTCTTTAAGCCACAAATCAGCGAGGACGAACGGGACATGCGCTACAGCAAGTGGAAGATGGCCATCGAGAGGTCGTTCGGCTGGGAAAGCAACACACTGTGA